The Prochlorococcus sp. MIT 1300 genome has a window encoding:
- the aroB gene encoding 3-dehydroquinate synthase, whose product MNKEARRISVPLEKNPYEIIIGNGSLKGIGEELTKAGFTSGQKVLVVSNPEVAEAYGKICMQSLEKHGFAAKLLEIKAGEKYKTPQSIQKIHDAAFENKLERGSLMIALGGGVVGDMTGFAAATWLRGIAVVQIPTTLLAMVDAAIGGKTGVNHPCGKNLIGAFHQPKLVLIDPYTLNTLPEREFRAGIAEVIKYGVIGDPQLFERLELLSNFTKLDELEVQELEEIIERSAATKAKVVASDETEKGNRAILNYGHTFGHVVETLCGYGTWIHGEAVAIGMIAVGELAVQVNSWSRSEADRQAKLIKKVGLPFNWPNLNPQEVIETLRTDKKVQNGKIRLIMPKKIGEVEIVEEINYEQLLKCLDSIKG is encoded by the coding sequence ATGAACAAAGAAGCACGTCGTATCTCAGTCCCCTTAGAGAAGAACCCATACGAAATCATCATTGGTAATGGATCCTTAAAAGGGATAGGCGAAGAGCTGACTAAGGCGGGTTTCACTTCTGGGCAAAAGGTATTGGTGGTATCAAATCCTGAGGTCGCTGAAGCGTACGGAAAAATATGCATGCAAAGTCTTGAGAAGCACGGATTTGCAGCCAAGCTTCTAGAAATCAAAGCAGGTGAGAAGTACAAGACCCCTCAGTCAATTCAAAAGATTCATGATGCTGCATTTGAAAACAAACTTGAACGAGGCTCCCTAATGATTGCACTTGGAGGAGGAGTAGTAGGCGATATGACTGGTTTTGCCGCTGCGACATGGTTGAGAGGAATTGCTGTTGTTCAAATACCCACTACTTTGCTTGCAATGGTTGATGCTGCAATTGGGGGCAAGACAGGAGTAAACCATCCTTGTGGCAAGAATCTTATAGGAGCTTTTCATCAACCCAAGCTGGTACTAATAGATCCATATACCCTAAATACACTCCCTGAGAGAGAATTTAGAGCTGGCATAGCCGAAGTTATAAAATACGGAGTCATAGGCGATCCTCAACTATTTGAACGACTAGAATTACTATCTAATTTCACAAAATTAGATGAACTAGAGGTACAAGAATTAGAAGAAATTATTGAAAGGTCTGCAGCAACTAAAGCAAAGGTTGTAGCCTCTGACGAAACAGAAAAAGGAAACAGAGCTATCCTTAATTATGGTCATACATTCGGTCATGTAGTTGAAACCTTGTGTGGATATGGCACTTGGATTCATGGCGAAGCCGTCGCAATAGGCATGATTGCTGTAGGAGAGTTGGCTGTACAGGTCAATAGTTGGAGCAGGTCAGAAGCTGATCGTCAGGCAAAATTAATTAAGAAAGTAGGCTTACCTTTTAATTGGCCTAACTTGAATCCTCAAGAAGTTATCGAAACTCTTAGAACTGATAAGAAAGTACAAAATGGTAAGATCCGATTAATCATGCCAAAAAAAATTGGAGAAGTTGAAATAGTTGAGGAGATCAATTACGAACAACTATTAAAGTGTTTAGACAGCATCAAAGGATAG
- a CDS encoding 5-(carboxyamino)imidazole ribonucleotide synthase, with translation MSIVSSDDRQTASPQIGVVGGGQLAQMLALAAKQRNVDIMVQSASPHDPAATQATSHVLSEPIEPAGTRELSRGCIGITFENEWIDIDGLRPLEAEGVKFLPPLSAISPLVDKISQRQLINELGFPGPKWIPLNSITKVKNKLKLPQGWSFPLMAKARRGGYDGKGTKVIKDLRCLEELIITVDSSQWLLESWVSYERELALVVSRDKDGQIRSLPLAETHQSSQVCNWVIAPAEVNHTVEITAYNIAASLLTKIQYQGVIAIEFFLGPEGLQVNEIAPRTHNSAHFSIEACTSSQFDQQLCIAAGLPVPSPILIAPGALMVNLLGLTSKQSRVFSLESRLDALNKSSDLNLHWYGKDKEIPGRKLGHITVLLKESSFSERRKEAMAVLKRIRDIWPLSGVKIH, from the coding sequence ATGAGTATTGTTTCTAGTGATGACCGCCAGACCGCTTCTCCACAAATAGGTGTGGTTGGTGGTGGTCAACTTGCACAAATGTTGGCTCTTGCTGCAAAGCAGAGAAATGTTGACATTATGGTGCAATCAGCTTCTCCTCATGATCCTGCAGCTACTCAAGCTACTAGTCATGTTTTATCAGAGCCTATAGAACCTGCAGGGACAAGAGAACTATCCAGGGGCTGTATTGGAATTACTTTTGAAAATGAGTGGATTGATATAGACGGTTTACGCCCTTTAGAGGCTGAAGGAGTGAAGTTTCTTCCTCCTTTATCAGCAATCTCACCCTTGGTGGATAAGATCTCTCAACGTCAACTAATAAATGAGCTGGGTTTCCCAGGTCCAAAATGGATACCACTTAACTCTATTACTAAGGTTAAAAACAAATTAAAACTTCCTCAAGGATGGTCATTCCCCCTTATGGCGAAAGCACGTCGGGGGGGGTATGACGGGAAGGGAACTAAAGTAATAAAGGATTTACGTTGCCTTGAAGAACTTATAATTACGGTTGATTCTTCTCAGTGGTTGTTAGAATCTTGGGTTTCTTACGAGCGGGAGCTTGCCCTTGTAGTTAGCAGAGATAAAGATGGTCAAATTCGTTCTCTTCCCTTAGCTGAGACACATCAATCGTCACAAGTTTGTAATTGGGTAATTGCACCTGCAGAAGTAAATCACACTGTAGAAATAACTGCTTATAACATAGCAGCATCTTTACTAACAAAAATTCAATATCAGGGTGTAATTGCTATTGAATTTTTTCTCGGACCTGAAGGCCTTCAGGTTAACGAAATCGCACCAAGGACCCACAATTCAGCACATTTTTCTATTGAAGCCTGCACTAGTAGTCAGTTTGACCAACAACTATGTATAGCGGCAGGTTTACCGGTTCCTTCCCCAATACTGATAGCCCCAGGAGCATTGATGGTGAATCTATTAGGACTTACATCAAAACAGTCTAGAGTTTTTTCTTTAGAGTCTCGATTAGATGCCTTAAATAAATCCTCAGACCTTAATCTCCATTGGTATGGAAAGGACAAGGAGATTCCTGGGAGAAAGCTAGGGCATATAACTGTTCTACTTAAAGAATCAAGTTTCTCTGAGCGTCGCAAGGAAGCAATGGCAGTTTTAAAGAGAATTCGCGATATTTGGCCCCTTTCGGGGGTCAAAATACACTAA
- a CDS encoding high light inducible protein: protein MPSPSKRTAEGAGHNTSANEAQPQIVGEYTNLTNEAEKANGRLAIIGFLAAIGAYVTTGQLIPGIY from the coding sequence ATGCCATCTCCTTCTAAGAGGACTGCCGAGGGCGCTGGCCATAACACTTCAGCGAACGAGGCTCAACCTCAAATTGTTGGTGAATACACCAACCTCACAAATGAGGCTGAAAAAGCAAATGGTCGCTTAGCCATTATTGGCTTTTTAGCAGCCATAGGTGCTTATGTCACCACAGGTCAACTAATTCCAGGTATTTACTAA
- the ispG gene encoding (E)-4-hydroxy-3-methylbut-2-enyl-diphosphate synthase — protein MNSSFVDSVDSSSKRYDTKIYRRSTRTVMVGDISIGSDHPVRVQSMINEDTLDIDGAVAGIRRLHEVGCEIVRLTVPSLAHAKAVGEIRKKLIATYARVPLVADVHHNGMKIALEVAKHVDKVRINPGLFVFEQPDPLRKEFSADEINSISNRIIERFKPLVALLKEQDKALRIGVNHGSLAERMLFSYGDTPLGMVESAMEFVRICDSLDFHNIVISMKASRAPVMLAAYRLMADRMDKEGFNYPLHLGVTEAGDGDYGRIKSTAGIATLLSEGLGDTIRVSLTEAPEKEIPVCYSILQAVGLRKTMVEYISCPSCGRTLFNLEEVVQKVRGATQHLTGLDIAVMGCIVNGPGEMADADYGYVGKGPGVIALYRGREEIKKVPEDQGVEALVDLIKEDGRWIEPHKK, from the coding sequence ATGAACTCAAGCTTTGTCGATAGCGTTGATTCATCATCAAAACGCTACGACACCAAGATTTATAGGCGCTCAACCCGCACGGTGATGGTTGGGGACATTTCCATAGGAAGTGATCATCCAGTAAGAGTTCAGTCCATGATCAATGAGGACACACTGGATATAGACGGGGCTGTTGCAGGAATCAGGCGTTTGCATGAGGTGGGCTGTGAAATTGTTCGATTGACAGTTCCTTCATTGGCTCATGCGAAAGCAGTTGGTGAAATACGTAAAAAGCTAATTGCAACCTATGCAAGGGTCCCTCTTGTTGCAGATGTTCATCACAATGGGATGAAAATAGCATTAGAGGTTGCCAAACATGTAGACAAAGTCCGAATTAATCCTGGACTATTTGTATTCGAGCAGCCTGATCCTCTTAGAAAAGAATTCTCGGCAGACGAGATTAACTCTATTAGTAATCGTATTATTGAAAGATTTAAACCTCTTGTTGCCCTTCTAAAGGAACAAGATAAAGCACTTCGAATAGGAGTCAATCATGGCTCTCTAGCAGAAAGAATGCTTTTTTCGTATGGTGATACTCCTTTAGGTATGGTTGAATCAGCAATGGAATTTGTACGTATTTGTGATTCATTAGATTTTCATAATATTGTTATTTCAATGAAGGCCTCAAGAGCTCCAGTGATGCTGGCTGCTTATAGATTAATGGCTGACAGAATGGATAAGGAAGGATTTAATTACCCTTTGCATTTAGGGGTTACTGAAGCTGGAGATGGTGATTATGGACGAATTAAGAGTACAGCCGGCATAGCTACTCTCTTATCTGAAGGACTGGGGGACACTATTCGTGTTTCTCTCACTGAAGCCCCAGAGAAAGAAATCCCTGTTTGCTATTCGATTCTTCAGGCTGTAGGCCTTCGTAAAACGATGGTTGAATATATAAGTTGCCCAAGTTGTGGAAGAACATTGTTTAATCTTGAGGAGGTTGTTCAAAAAGTTAGAGGTGCCACTCAACACTTAACAGGATTAGATATAGCTGTAATGGGCTGTATTGTTAATGGGCCAGGAGAGATGGCAGATGCAGACTATGGCTACGTAGGAAAAGGCCCTGGAGTTATAGCCCTGTATCGAGGTCGTGAAGAAATTAAAAAAGTACCTGAAGATCAAGGTGTTGAGGCTCTTGTTGATCTAATAAAAGAAGATGGTCGTTGGATTGAACCCCACAAGAAATGA
- a CDS encoding high light inducible protein — protein MNKASKTDLTIEPQKVLAERINGWAAMLGFFAAIGAYLTTGQIIPGVI, from the coding sequence ATGAACAAAGCTTCCAAAACTGACCTCACAATTGAACCTCAAAAAGTTCTTGCCGAAAGAATAAATGGATGGGCAGCCATGCTGGGCTTCTTTGCGGCAATTGGTGCCTACTTGACAACTGGTCAAATCATCCCAGGGGTAATTTAA
- a CDS encoding uracil-DNA glycosylase — MTKSQTSLPRGDISCTEKDLQRPRVVVARGNPFADVMLIGEAPGVAEDALGEPFVGRSGQFLENLIKGVGMNPSKDFYISNVVKCRPPNNRKPSKAEIVSWWPWLREQITLVDPHILVLAGSTALEAVLGIKTGISRLRGQWHDYEGRLVMPLFHPAYLLRNPSKAEGAPTSLTVADLIEVRQQLDKFKRTEVITMLDSDACLQS, encoded by the coding sequence ATGACTAAATCTCAAACCTCTCTGCCTAGAGGAGATATCAGTTGCACTGAGAAGGATTTGCAAAGGCCCAGAGTGGTTGTTGCGCGGGGCAACCCCTTTGCAGACGTGATGCTAATAGGAGAGGCTCCAGGTGTAGCAGAGGATGCCCTTGGAGAGCCTTTCGTAGGACGCTCTGGACAATTCTTAGAAAACTTAATTAAGGGTGTTGGAATGAACCCAAGCAAAGACTTCTATATTTCTAATGTTGTTAAGTGTCGACCGCCTAATAATCGAAAGCCATCTAAAGCCGAAATTGTTTCCTGGTGGCCCTGGCTTAGAGAACAAATCACCCTTGTTGATCCACATATATTGGTTTTGGCGGGATCAACAGCATTAGAAGCTGTGTTAGGGATTAAAACTGGCATTTCTCGCCTTCGAGGACAATGGCATGATTATGAAGGTCGTCTAGTAATGCCTCTCTTTCATCCTGCATACCTTCTAAGGAATCCTTCAAAGGCAGAAGGTGCTCCAACTTCATTGACCGTGGCTGACCTTATTGAGGTTCGCCAACAGCTTGATAAATTCAAAAGAACTGAAGTTATAACTATGCTCGATTCTGATGCTTGTTTACAGTCATGA
- a CDS encoding TPM domain-containing protein, whose translation MCLCSPVLAADNPDLLPDHYTPVIDLARILTDNQREELEKSIDNYESTTGWKLRVLTQYERTPGLAVRDFWDLDERSLLIVADPRGGNLLNFNVGDAYFALMPRIFWVELQTRFGNQYYVKDHGEDGAILDAIGSVEICLNKGGCQVVPGLPKEQWLWTLSTSILGGLIAGVSAYPRKKEQGVAWGWLLLFSPLWVMLFGVFGIAPIITRTSEYLPLLRNGISFLSSALIAYLLAQATFGDLGEENQNSN comes from the coding sequence ATGTGTCTCTGCAGCCCGGTTCTTGCAGCTGACAATCCTGATCTCCTTCCAGACCATTACACCCCGGTCATAGACCTGGCAAGGATATTGACAGACAACCAACGGGAAGAGCTGGAGAAATCAATTGATAATTACGAGTCCACAACTGGATGGAAATTGAGAGTACTCACTCAATATGAACGAACTCCAGGCCTAGCAGTTAGAGATTTCTGGGATCTTGACGAACGGAGCTTATTGATAGTTGCAGATCCTCGTGGAGGAAACCTTCTGAATTTCAATGTTGGTGATGCATATTTTGCTCTAATGCCTCGTATTTTCTGGGTAGAACTGCAAACACGTTTTGGGAATCAATATTATGTAAAAGATCATGGTGAAGATGGGGCAATTCTAGATGCAATAGGGTCAGTAGAGATTTGCCTAAATAAGGGGGGATGTCAGGTAGTACCAGGCCTACCAAAAGAGCAGTGGCTTTGGACTCTTTCTACATCGATATTGGGAGGCTTAATAGCTGGCGTCTCCGCATATCCTAGAAAAAAAGAACAAGGAGTCGCTTGGGGTTGGCTATTATTATTTTCTCCTTTATGGGTAATGTTATTTGGAGTCTTTGGGATTGCGCCAATAATAACGAGAACAAGCGAATATTTACCACTTTTGCGTAATGGAATAAGTTTCTTAAGTTCGGCCTTGATTGCATATCTACTTGCTCAAGCAACATTTGGAGACCTGGGAGAAGAGAACCAAAATTCAAACTAA
- a CDS encoding S41 family peptidase: protein MNLLKKPSTLKFALEIDRKFLFLSSLYFAFFISSPGFSFPRKFNSSIADSPKEVIDQVWQIVYRDYLDPTGSFDRNDWIDIRKKMLNRTYSDNTESYDAIRGMLESLKDPYTRFMEPKDFKEMQIDTSGELTGVGIQLSLDRETKELIVVSPIENTPAFEAGIQPNDVIILIDGRSTKGMSIQDAVKLIRGKEGTKVVLGIRRNGKVIKFPIYRAKIELLAVNRKINTTFDGLDVGYIRLKQFNSNAAKEMRVAIKDFELKGVEGYVLDLRSNPGGLLESSVDIARQWINRGTIVSTMTRDGIKDTRRANGRALTSRPVVVLVNEGSASASEILSGAIQDNRRGILVGQKTFGKGLVQSVRRLSDGSGLTVTIAKYLTPNGTDIHRNGIYPDIQSTIPKGKLEKMTTRDLGTEADVQYVVAETALSRLLSRQNNENSFDYHKYNLVSQF, encoded by the coding sequence ATGAATTTGTTAAAAAAACCTTCTACTCTCAAATTTGCCTTAGAAATCGACAGGAAATTTTTATTTCTTAGCAGTCTTTATTTTGCTTTCTTTATTTCATCACCTGGTTTTAGTTTTCCTAGAAAATTCAATTCTTCAATAGCCGATAGCCCGAAGGAAGTTATTGATCAAGTATGGCAAATTGTTTATAGAGACTATTTAGACCCTACTGGTTCTTTTGATCGTAATGATTGGATAGATATACGTAAGAAAATGCTTAACAGAACCTACTCTGATAATACTGAGTCTTATGATGCTATTAGAGGAATGCTAGAAAGCCTTAAAGATCCTTATACAAGATTTATGGAACCTAAGGACTTTAAAGAGATGCAAATAGATACTAGTGGAGAACTTACTGGTGTAGGTATTCAACTTTCCCTGGATAGAGAAACGAAAGAGCTAATCGTTGTCTCACCAATTGAGAACACCCCAGCTTTTGAAGCAGGTATACAACCTAATGATGTAATTATTTTGATTGATGGTAGATCGACTAAGGGGATGTCAATACAAGATGCTGTGAAGCTAATTAGAGGAAAGGAAGGGACTAAGGTTGTATTAGGAATTCGTAGAAATGGAAAAGTTATTAAGTTCCCTATATATAGAGCAAAAATTGAATTACTCGCAGTTAATAGAAAAATAAATACTACTTTTGATGGGCTGGATGTTGGCTATATTCGGTTAAAACAATTTAATTCCAATGCAGCTAAGGAGATGAGGGTTGCAATAAAAGATTTTGAGTTAAAAGGAGTTGAAGGCTATGTCTTAGATTTGCGTAGCAATCCAGGTGGGTTACTTGAATCAAGTGTAGATATTGCTCGCCAATGGATTAATAGAGGAACGATAGTAAGTACTATGACTAGAGATGGTATTAAGGACACTAGAAGAGCAAATGGAAGAGCACTAACCTCAAGGCCTGTTGTTGTATTGGTAAATGAAGGCTCAGCAAGCGCAAGTGAAATATTGTCAGGTGCTATTCAAGACAATCGTAGAGGTATTCTTGTTGGCCAGAAAACTTTTGGGAAGGGATTGGTTCAGTCGGTGAGACGATTGTCAGATGGGTCTGGATTAACTGTAACTATAGCTAAGTACTTAACGCCTAACGGAACTGATATACATAGAAATGGTATTTACCCAGATATTCAATCTACAATTCCTAAGGGTAAGCTTGAAAAAATGACAACAAGAGACCTCGGAACAGAGGCAGATGTCCAGTATGTAGTTGCAGAAACTGCATTATCAAGATTACTTTCTAGGCAAAATAATGAGAATTCATTTGATTATCATAAATACAATTTAGTTAGCCAATTCTAA
- a CDS encoding TIGR04168 family protein — MAILRLAIAGDLHGAWGLEDKSLLLKLQPDGVLFVGDLSDGDLKLTKSIKALPIPTAVILGNHDTGRDHSGRLLQAQLNLLGDLHCGWSLRSWDKPDISVVGARPCSPGGGFYLSDAVRAVFGSISLVESASRISSAALNAPKDKPLVVLAHAGPTGLGSEANSPCGRDWKKPAIDWGDKDLELAVNQIRRKRIPDLVVFGHMHHSLKRSSTLRKTIYQDCWGTVYLNSACVPRNGLDVFGRNISHFSWVEFTSGKLTFVSHRWFSQDGEMIYEDVLLDRTRTNS; from the coding sequence TTGGCAATCCTCCGCCTTGCTATTGCAGGAGACTTGCATGGCGCATGGGGGTTAGAGGATAAGTCATTGCTTTTAAAGCTCCAACCTGATGGAGTGTTGTTTGTCGGTGATCTTAGTGATGGAGACCTCAAGCTGACAAAGTCAATTAAGGCTTTGCCCATTCCAACTGCAGTAATTCTTGGTAATCACGATACAGGGCGTGATCATTCTGGCCGTTTGCTTCAAGCTCAACTGAACCTTTTGGGGGACCTGCATTGTGGATGGAGCTTACGAAGTTGGGATAAGCCAGACATTTCTGTTGTTGGTGCTCGACCTTGTAGTCCAGGTGGTGGCTTTTATCTTTCCGATGCTGTGAGGGCTGTTTTTGGGTCAATTTCCTTGGTGGAATCTGCTTCTCGAATCTCTTCAGCAGCATTAAATGCTCCGAAAGATAAACCCTTAGTTGTTTTGGCTCATGCTGGACCTACTGGTTTAGGTTCAGAGGCCAATAGTCCTTGTGGTCGTGATTGGAAAAAACCTGCTATCGATTGGGGAGATAAAGATCTTGAGCTAGCAGTCAATCAAATACGAAGAAAACGAATTCCTGATCTAGTGGTTTTTGGTCATATGCATCATTCACTTAAACGATCTTCAACTTTGAGAAAAACTATCTATCAGGATTGCTGGGGAACTGTTTACCTGAATAGTGCATGTGTGCCCAGAAATGGACTTGATGTATTTGGTAGAAATATATCCCATTTTTCATGGGTAGAATTTACAAGTGGGAAGCTTACATTTGTTAGTCATCGTTGGTTCAGTCAAGATGGTGAAATGATCTATGAAGATGTTCTTCTAGATCGCACCAGGACTAATTCTTAG
- the nadA gene encoding quinolinate synthase NadA produces MKTVQGKTPALVKEINLIREEINAVILAHYYQDPEIQDIADFVGDSLELSRKAATTTAEVIVFCGVHFMAETAKILNPHKTVLIPDMDAGCSLSDECPAEDFANFRSKHPDHFVVSYINCSAAVKAQSDLICTSSNAVDLIKQLPEDRPIIFAPDKNLGKWVEKQSGRSLTLWDGSCSVHEAFSEEALIKLKIQYPNAEIIAHPECQENLLAMSTFIGSTSKLLSRTKESKSREFIVLTEPGILHQMRLEQPNKIFLEVPGVDGCSCNECPYMRLNTLEKLARCLKLKEPEIIIEKNLITQALIPIERMLEMST; encoded by the coding sequence ATGAAGACTGTTCAGGGAAAAACCCCTGCACTAGTTAAGGAGATTAATTTAATCCGCGAGGAGATCAATGCCGTGATCCTTGCTCATTACTATCAAGATCCCGAGATACAAGATATTGCTGATTTCGTTGGGGATTCACTAGAACTGTCTCGGAAGGCAGCCACCACAACAGCAGAGGTAATAGTTTTTTGCGGTGTTCATTTCATGGCAGAGACAGCAAAGATTCTTAATCCTCACAAAACGGTTCTAATACCTGATATGGATGCAGGATGTAGCTTGTCAGATGAATGTCCAGCAGAAGATTTTGCAAATTTTCGTTCAAAACATCCTGATCATTTTGTAGTTAGTTATATCAACTGTAGTGCAGCTGTAAAAGCACAAAGTGATCTTATTTGTACCAGTAGCAATGCAGTTGACCTTATAAAACAATTACCAGAAGACCGGCCCATCATTTTTGCACCTGACAAAAATCTTGGAAAATGGGTAGAGAAACAAAGTGGTCGTTCGCTTACACTTTGGGATGGAAGTTGTTCTGTTCATGAAGCATTTAGCGAGGAAGCATTAATAAAACTAAAAATTCAATACCCTAATGCAGAAATCATTGCACATCCAGAATGTCAAGAGAACCTTCTCGCTATGTCTACATTTATTGGATCTACCAGCAAACTGCTTTCTAGAACAAAAGAAAGTAAATCAAGGGAGTTCATTGTACTTACCGAGCCTGGCATACTGCACCAAATGCGATTAGAGCAACCGAACAAGATATTTCTTGAGGTTCCAGGCGTAGATGGATGTTCATGCAACGAATGTCCTTATATGAGATTAAATACCTTAGAAAAACTGGCGAGGTGTCTAAAATTAAAAGAACCAGAAATCATAATTGAAAAAAATCTAATCACCCAAGCACTAATACCTATTGAGCGGATGCTTGAAATGAGTACTTAG
- a CDS encoding class I SAM-dependent methyltransferase: MEHLSAICPPWLASRIEHSKGVVSFYSFMDWVLNDPIHGAYATGRLRIGKEGDFVTSPSLGPDFSELLAIQISDWLLQLKSAVGSDERLTLVEVGPGEGHLVVDLVAALKRMCPSLVGELDVILVEKNEAMAQRQREKLSESAGISVKWSTFEELALKPVTGVFIMNEVLDALPVDRLTWHDNSLFRQGICLKDFESQKYLAYTCMPITEELDISLQQLGRKYGFSIPPYDAPNDWTTEWHTEVCPFLEKASNCIKQGPLLVIDYCLESRRYYSSDRPSGTLISYQKQQCSGELLSNPGFCDLTSHLCLETLFEFAKESGWRLIGHTRQGQALLALGLAERLHSLQNIPSSRINLAFERRESLLRLVDPSGLGEFRWIAFQKEDRLNDYDQISLMKTTFLEEPIL, translated from the coding sequence ATGGAACACCTTTCTGCTATTTGTCCTCCGTGGTTAGCTTCAAGGATTGAGCACTCCAAAGGAGTAGTCAGTTTCTATTCCTTCATGGATTGGGTCTTAAATGACCCTATTCATGGGGCATATGCCACAGGTCGACTTCGTATTGGGAAGGAAGGGGATTTTGTGACCTCTCCTTCGCTAGGTCCAGATTTTTCAGAATTGTTGGCTATCCAAATATCTGATTGGCTTCTACAACTAAAATCTGCTGTTGGATCAGATGAAAGATTGACTTTGGTCGAAGTTGGTCCAGGTGAAGGACATTTGGTTGTTGATCTTGTTGCTGCCCTTAAGAGAATGTGTCCTTCTTTAGTGGGAGAACTAGATGTAATTCTAGTCGAGAAAAATGAAGCAATGGCTCAACGTCAACGAGAGAAATTATCTGAATCTGCTGGTATTTCTGTCAAATGGAGCACCTTTGAAGAACTTGCTTTAAAACCTGTTACTGGGGTTTTCATTATGAACGAAGTCCTAGATGCTTTGCCTGTAGATAGATTGACATGGCATGACAATTCACTTTTTAGACAAGGAATATGTTTGAAGGACTTTGAGAGTCAAAAATATCTGGCCTACACTTGCATGCCAATTACAGAGGAGCTTGATATATCTCTGCAACAACTAGGCCGCAAGTATGGTTTTAGTATTCCACCCTATGACGCCCCCAATGATTGGACTACTGAATGGCATACTGAAGTTTGTCCATTTTTGGAAAAGGCATCAAATTGTATAAAACAAGGTCCTCTATTAGTAATTGATTATTGTCTTGAATCTAGGAGGTATTATTCGTCTGATAGGCCATCTGGAACTCTTATTTCGTACCAAAAACAACAATGCTCTGGTGAATTGCTTTCGAATCCTGGTTTTTGTGATCTAACATCGCATCTTTGCTTGGAAACCCTCTTTGAATTTGCTAAAGAATCAGGATGGAGACTTATCGGTCATACACGACAAGGTCAAGCATTGTTAGCTTTAGGTTTAGCAGAAAGGCTGCACTCTCTACAAAATATACCTTCTTCTAGAATAAACTTGGCGTTTGAGAGAAGAGAGTCTTTGCTTCGACTTGTTGATCCTTCAGGTCTTGGTGAATTTAGGTGGATAGCCTTCCAGAAGGAAGATAGGCTTAATGATTATGATCAAATTAGTCTTATGAAGACCACATTTTTGGAGGAACCTATCCTTTGA
- a CDS encoding DUF1543 domain-containing protein: MSKVKLYLVVLGGRFRNCNVELHDVRWVASETIEAAIPELKSQWFGNQKGLHIDSYMNLEYVDGYKIVLKEASKLKPINKSSISCKNESLKKLWFVNLGGYKSDQLAEAHEFGMVVANSSKEAIKKAKVNWLPKYEKRHKDDLKIIETSYVADDNCRIESIGEWSVALQPDPLQRSQSYIPEWFGYWRLDK; encoded by the coding sequence GTGTCTAAGGTCAAACTATACCTAGTAGTTTTAGGAGGAAGATTCCGAAATTGCAATGTCGAGCTACATGACGTCAGGTGGGTAGCATCAGAAACTATAGAGGCAGCTATACCCGAATTAAAATCCCAATGGTTTGGGAACCAAAAAGGACTTCATATAGATAGTTATATGAATTTAGAATACGTCGATGGTTATAAGATAGTTTTAAAAGAAGCCTCTAAATTAAAACCTATTAACAAAAGTTCGATAAGTTGTAAGAACGAATCCTTAAAAAAACTATGGTTTGTAAACTTAGGTGGCTACAAGTCAGACCAATTAGCTGAAGCCCATGAATTTGGCATGGTCGTTGCAAACTCCTCAAAAGAGGCAATAAAGAAAGCAAAGGTAAATTGGCTACCAAAATATGAAAAAAGGCATAAAGATGATTTGAAAATAATAGAAACTTCATACGTTGCAGATGACAATTGTCGCATTGAAAGTATTGGAGAGTGGTCTGTAGCACTTCAACCTGATCCACTTCAAAGAAGTCAGAGTTACATCCCCGAATGGTTTGGTTATTGGAGATTAGACAAATAA